One genomic window of Leptospira paudalimensis includes the following:
- a CDS encoding phosphoribosylaminoimidazolesuccinocarboxamide synthase has translation MIPTPHYKGKVRDVYDLGSELLLVATDRISAFDVVFSEPVEDKGKVLTRISTQWFRYFSDINNHLITDDVSRFPKPYQDEPNLIGRSVLVKKAKRIDFECVVRGYLTGSAWKEYLQLGTIAETAYPKGLQESYQFPTPIFTPARKNDSGHDENVSESTMEKEVGSDLFQKVKTISLHLYEKAHQLMAKQGILLCDTKFEFGLIEGEPVLIDEILTPDSSRYWDASTYALGKTPASFDKQILRNWLESTSWDKNPPPPKLPESLIQELRKKYLELEDKINICLSQK, from the coding sequence ATGATCCCGACTCCCCATTACAAAGGAAAGGTGAGAGATGTTTATGATCTTGGCTCTGAGTTACTACTTGTAGCAACGGATCGAATTTCTGCCTTTGATGTTGTATTTTCCGAACCAGTAGAAGACAAAGGAAAGGTCCTCACTCGAATTTCCACCCAATGGTTTCGTTATTTTTCGGATATAAACAACCATCTGATCACAGATGATGTTTCCCGTTTTCCAAAACCTTATCAAGATGAACCAAACCTGATTGGTCGTTCTGTCCTTGTGAAAAAAGCAAAACGAATTGATTTTGAATGTGTGGTTCGTGGATACCTTACAGGTTCTGCTTGGAAGGAATACCTACAATTGGGAACCATTGCCGAGACAGCTTACCCCAAGGGTTTGCAAGAATCCTACCAATTTCCCACACCCATTTTCACTCCCGCGAGGAAAAATGATTCTGGCCATGATGAAAATGTCAGTGAGAGCACAATGGAAAAAGAAGTGGGTTCCGATTTATTCCAAAAAGTAAAAACGATCTCCCTCCACCTTTACGAAAAAGCCCACCAATTGATGGCAAAACAAGGGATCCTTCTTTGTGATACCAAATTTGAATTTGGCCTGATTGAGGGGGAACCAGTTCTCATCGATGAAATTTTGACACCTGACTCATCCCGGTATTGGGATGCGTCAACCTATGCCCTTGGGAAAACTCCAGCCAGTTTTGATAAACAAATCCTACGAAATTGGCTCGAATCCACCTCTTGGGATAAAAATCCACCACCCCCTAAACTCCCCGAATCCTTGATTCAGGAACTACGTAAAAAATACTTGGAATTGGAAGATAAAATCAATATATGTTTGTCGCAAAAATAA
- the ccsA gene encoding cytochrome c biogenesis protein CcsA, producing the protein MERKIKLIHPALDFAFYIVVCISLVIAVFVSILYPNVILEQGLSHRIFYLHVPVAWVALYGPLLSFVFSLIYFIKKDLIWDRLAFTANQLAFLFALGVLFSGPIWAYSAWGVPWDKTDARLQSFFILCLSLLSYFIFRYLVPSRKKKAILSAYLSVLCALSAVLTWGAIRWIENPGNHPGSVLGKGGMDSDMKQTMWLGVLAYHFLFLFLFFLSNRNEKIQEIKNHLRSEFN; encoded by the coding sequence ATGGAACGTAAGATCAAACTGATCCACCCGGCTTTGGATTTTGCCTTTTACATCGTAGTCTGTATCTCTTTGGTAATCGCTGTTTTTGTTTCGATCCTGTATCCCAATGTCATTTTGGAACAAGGTCTTAGCCACAGAATTTTTTACTTACATGTTCCAGTCGCCTGGGTTGCATTATACGGCCCACTGTTATCGTTTGTTTTTTCTCTGATTTATTTCATTAAAAAAGACCTTATTTGGGATCGCCTCGCATTCACTGCAAACCAACTTGCTTTTCTTTTTGCCTTAGGAGTTTTATTCTCTGGACCCATTTGGGCATATAGTGCATGGGGAGTTCCTTGGGATAAAACAGATGCTAGGTTACAATCATTCTTTATTTTATGCCTTTCTCTATTGAGTTATTTTATCTTTCGATATTTGGTTCCATCTCGCAAAAAAAAGGCGATTTTATCGGCTTATCTTTCTGTTCTTTGTGCTTTAAGTGCGGTTTTAACCTGGGGTGCTATTCGTTGGATTGAAAATCCAGGAAACCATCCAGGAAGTGTGCTTGGAAAGGGTGGAATGGATTCGGATATGAAACAAACGATGTGGCTTGGTGTTCTTGCTTACCATTTTTTGTTTTTGTTTCTATTTTTCCTTTCGAATCGAAACGAAAAAATCCAAGAAATTAAAAATCACCTACGGTCCGAATTCAATTAA
- a CDS encoding sugar phosphate nucleotidyltransferase, producing MRFQEDSIDCVDFILKKDEVLTIILGGGKGTRLLPLTEKRSKPAVSFGGKYRLIDIPISNSLNSGFEKIFILTQFNSYSLNRHINRTYATNNIHQKSFVEIIAAEQTVSSANWFEGTADAVRKVLPYIREQKPKYVLILSGDQLYNMDLADFMQSHLMDPETQISVATNAIPEDQIYGLGIVKAGVGGTIQEFIEKPQDLSQVESCRTENGAFLANMGIYIFNTSTLIDVLEDRNMADFGKEILPKAIKERKVKAYTYDGYWEDIGTIKAFYEANLMLTDHIPKFNLYLEKTPIYTRARALPPSKINQAVVNQALISEGTILNQCEVHRSIIGVRQLIASGTKIYDSIIMGLDHYGYFDRKSGKIPIGIGPNCEIRRTIVDKDCAIGANVRLLNEQNLQEYEDDYIRIRDGIIVVPRHSAIPDGYSI from the coding sequence ATGCGATTCCAAGAAGACTCAATAGACTGTGTTGATTTTATTCTCAAAAAAGATGAAGTCCTCACAATTATTCTCGGTGGGGGAAAGGGAACAAGGTTACTGCCTTTAACTGAAAAACGATCAAAACCCGCCGTGAGTTTTGGTGGAAAGTATAGACTCATAGACATTCCCATCTCCAATTCCCTGAACAGTGGATTCGAAAAGATATTTATCCTAACACAGTTTAACTCGTATTCGTTGAACCGCCATATTAACAGAACGTATGCCACTAACAATATCCACCAAAAAAGTTTTGTAGAAATCATTGCTGCGGAACAAACCGTATCAAGTGCCAATTGGTTCGAAGGTACTGCCGATGCCGTAAGAAAGGTATTACCTTACATTCGAGAACAAAAACCAAAGTATGTCCTCATCCTTTCTGGTGACCAACTTTACAATATGGACCTTGCGGATTTTATGCAGAGCCATTTGATGGATCCGGAAACCCAAATTTCTGTGGCAACCAATGCAATCCCGGAAGACCAAATTTATGGGCTGGGCATTGTCAAAGCCGGGGTTGGTGGTACCATCCAGGAATTCATTGAAAAACCGCAGGACCTTTCTCAGGTAGAATCTTGCCGTACGGAAAACGGTGCCTTCCTTGCAAACATGGGAATTTATATCTTCAACACATCCACGTTAATCGATGTATTGGAAGACCGTAATATGGCAGATTTTGGTAAGGAAATTTTACCAAAGGCGATAAAAGAACGAAAAGTAAAAGCGTATACTTACGACGGTTATTGGGAGGACATCGGAACCATCAAAGCATTCTATGAAGCCAATTTGATGTTAACCGATCATATCCCTAAATTCAATTTGTATTTAGAGAAAACCCCGATTTATACAAGGGCGAGGGCACTTCCACCGTCAAAGATCAATCAGGCGGTGGTAAACCAGGCCCTCATTTCGGAAGGTACCATCCTTAACCAATGTGAGGTGCACAGATCCATCATTGGGGTGAGGCAGCTCATTGCTTCTGGGACAAAAATCTACGATTCCATCATTATGGGTCTTGACCATTACGGGTACTTTGATCGTAAATCAGGAAAAATCCCTATTGGGATTGGACCTAACTGTGAAATACGACGGACAATTGTCGATAAGGATTGTGCGATCGGTGCCAACGTTCGGCTGTTAAACGAACAAAACTTACAAGAGTACGAAGATGATTACATCCGGATCCGTGATGGGATCATCGTAGTCCCAAGGCACTCTGCCATCCCGGATGGGTATTCTATTTGA
- the purS gene encoding phosphoribosylformylglycinamidine synthase subunit PurS — MFVAKINVTLKESVLDPQGQTVLRTLHDQGKGQVQDLRVGKYIELKLNASSLKEAESIAKEICESVLVNQVIETYKLVVESQ; from the coding sequence ATGTTTGTCGCAAAAATAAATGTCACCCTCAAAGAATCCGTCCTTGATCCCCAAGGCCAAACAGTGCTCCGTACCCTTCATGACCAAGGAAAAGGGCAAGTCCAGGACTTACGTGTGGGAAAATACATTGAACTCAAACTCAATGCCTCTTCCTTAAAAGAAGCCGAGTCCATCGCGAAGGAAATTTGTGAATCAGTCCTTGTAAACCAAGTGATTGAGACATACAAACTGGTGGTTGAATCCCAATGA
- the purQ gene encoding phosphoribosylformylglycinamidine synthase subunit PurQ: MKVRVVTFPGSNCDKDVGSVLHDYFQADVNYTWYKESFDDVPDLVVLPGGFSFGDYLRCGAMAKFSSSMESVVKYANKGGKVLGVCNGFQILTESGLLPGALLHNRTLKYICKDVELVPVQENGFAKHFQGNLSIPIAHGEGAYFADAETLERLEKNGQVVFRYRENPNGSLHDIAGICNEKGNVLGMMPHPERAMNPFTGKMDGKQILEALLKN; this comes from the coding sequence ATGAAAGTTCGAGTAGTCACCTTTCCTGGTTCCAATTGTGATAAAGATGTTGGATCCGTATTACATGACTATTTCCAGGCAGATGTCAATTATACCTGGTACAAAGAATCCTTTGATGACGTTCCTGATTTGGTTGTTTTACCTGGAGGGTTTTCCTTTGGAGATTACTTACGCTGCGGTGCTATGGCAAAATTCAGTTCATCCATGGAATCGGTTGTGAAGTATGCGAACAAAGGGGGAAAGGTTCTTGGAGTTTGTAACGGGTTTCAAATCCTTACCGAATCGGGACTACTTCCTGGTGCACTTTTACACAATCGAACTTTAAAATACATATGCAAAGATGTGGAACTTGTTCCAGTACAAGAAAATGGTTTTGCAAAACATTTCCAAGGGAATCTTTCCATCCCAATTGCTCATGGAGAAGGTGCATACTTTGCTGATGCAGAAACTTTAGAACGATTAGAAAAAAATGGACAAGTTGTGTTTCGTTACAGGGAAAACCCAAATGGATCCTTACATGACATCGCTGGGATCTGTAATGAAAAAGGAAATGTATTAGGAATGATGCCTCATCCTGAAAGAGCAATGAATCCTTTTACTGGAAAAATGGACGGCAAACAAATCTTAGAAGCTCTATTAAAAAATTAG
- a CDS encoding heme exporter protein CcmB, with protein sequence MSLFLNLLKKDFYLIGRSLGGVVSLFTLSVSVVFIFYTSIEVNEMLSARSIRGLKWAIIFILNFVIVSQSLWEERESMGWEASSSYVSPTYLYLSKSITIWFCTILVNALLILVLSIFFQNMVLERYLGEWLFANLGSGCLVFLGVSLGVVAFESRLKEIIIPLLQLPFSIPLFLFGLEAENRYWMEPGLYLPSIGLLLFFLLFYGTLGSIMVETLQNE encoded by the coding sequence ATGTCTTTGTTTCTTAATCTATTAAAAAAAGATTTTTATTTGATTGGGCGTTCACTAGGTGGAGTGGTTTCACTTTTTACTCTGAGTGTTTCTGTCGTATTCATTTTTTATACATCCATTGAAGTGAACGAAATGTTATCTGCTAGGAGCATCCGTGGTCTGAAGTGGGCGATTATCTTCATTCTTAACTTTGTCATTGTTAGCCAAAGTTTATGGGAAGAAAGAGAGTCAATGGGATGGGAAGCTAGTTCCAGTTATGTCAGTCCTACTTATCTTTACTTAAGTAAATCGATTACAATTTGGTTTTGTACCATCCTCGTGAATGCACTCCTTATCCTCGTATTATCGATCTTTTTCCAAAATATGGTTTTGGAACGTTATTTGGGAGAGTGGTTATTTGCAAACTTAGGGAGTGGGTGTTTGGTGTTTTTGGGTGTATCCCTTGGAGTGGTTGCATTTGAAAGCCGACTAAAAGAGATCATCATCCCTCTTTTACAACTCCCATTTTCGATTCCATTGTTTTTGTTTGGATTGGAAGCTGAAAATCGATACTGGATGGAACCTGGATTGTATTTACCTTCGATTGGATTACTTTTGTTTTTCCTATTATTTTACGGAACTCTTGGTTCCATTATGGTAGAAACCTTACAGAATGAGTAG
- a CDS encoding SufB/SufD family protein — translation MNSLLNKQQFTIDPKKRNQFCRSLIQTWETLSLPTEKEESYRKFPISALDWKELGFDPQEKKTKIEDSSNSVEKDLVSETILDEIFALIQQYLPKDYFSYLSVLQSPGIEFFICEDGLVTPIDSSLGDEPKFSFRIFYVPKGKFSQIHLKTQSNHKSDSLHLQTGIDVFISDKDSQVEILDEENYDEDLVQFRTVLLLSKDNTSVKYHHFPFGGFRSKLLLHSHLLGKGAEVTVDGVSALGKRNLKDLDMEMHHHADHTTSKITYKAIVTDRSHHVFTGNLIIPPNLKKVVAHQESFNLSLNKKARAEANPKLEVLAEDVSCTHGATVGDIDEEQYFYLLSRGLTPEESKSLLVTAFYGETIHSIGFQEDVKLDLESSIHTILVGGK, via the coding sequence ATGAATTCCTTACTCAATAAACAACAGTTTACCATCGATCCAAAAAAGCGAAATCAGTTTTGTCGTTCTCTCATACAAACTTGGGAAACATTATCTCTTCCCACTGAAAAAGAGGAATCCTATCGTAAATTTCCGATCAGTGCTCTAGATTGGAAGGAACTGGGATTTGACCCCCAAGAGAAAAAGACAAAGATTGAGGATTCCTCAAATTCCGTTGAAAAGGATTTGGTGAGTGAAACGATCCTTGATGAAATTTTCGCATTGATACAACAATACTTACCAAAGGATTATTTTAGTTATCTCTCTGTTTTACAATCACCAGGCATTGAGTTTTTCATTTGTGAAGATGGCTTAGTAACTCCAATTGATTCATCATTAGGTGATGAACCAAAATTTTCATTCCGAATTTTTTATGTTCCCAAAGGGAAATTTTCACAAATCCATTTAAAAACACAATCAAACCACAAGTCAGATTCACTCCATTTGCAAACAGGAATTGACGTTTTTATTTCAGACAAAGATTCACAAGTTGAGATTTTGGATGAAGAGAATTATGATGAAGACTTAGTCCAATTTCGAACTGTGCTTTTACTATCTAAAGATAATACATCAGTCAAATACCATCATTTTCCATTTGGTGGATTCCGTTCTAAATTATTATTACACTCTCATTTATTAGGCAAAGGTGCAGAAGTGACTGTGGATGGGGTTTCTGCTTTAGGGAAGAGAAACTTAAAGGATTTGGATATGGAAATGCACCACCATGCAGACCATACTACAAGTAAAATTACTTATAAGGCTATCGTGACTGATCGTTCCCATCATGTATTTACAGGAAATCTGATCATTCCACCTAACTTAAAAAAGGTAGTGGCTCACCAGGAATCATTTAATCTTTCTTTAAACAAAAAAGCTAGAGCAGAAGCAAATCCAAAATTGGAAGTACTCGCAGAAGATGTTTCTTGTACCCATGGGGCCACCGTTGGTGACATTGATGAAGAACAATACTTTTATTTATTATCGAGAGGATTGACTCCTGAAGAATCTAAATCACTACTTGTGACTGCCTTTTATGGAGAGACCATACATTCAATTGGATTTCAAGAGGATGTAAAACTGGATTTGGAATCTTCCATTCATACCATTCTCGTGGGAGGGAAATGA
- a CDS encoding ABC transporter ATP-binding protein, whose protein sequence is MNRMLLETKGLTITVGEKTILREVNLSFFERGLLAVLGENGAGKSTLLKKIFHDSLTSASWTWPLGKRKIAYLGHELGYYSSLSLEENLDYFASLDGNHSMERRIELLKLFRLEKRIWDPIHFFSRGMKQKVAIMRVLLSSAEIILFDEPFTGLDFESSSVLSSILNEEKKSRLILTVLHSIPSELECTGQILIRQGNVFVS, encoded by the coding sequence ATGAACCGTATGCTTTTGGAGACAAAAGGGCTCACTATTACTGTCGGCGAAAAAACCATATTGAGAGAGGTGAATCTCAGTTTTTTTGAGAGAGGGTTACTCGCTGTCCTTGGGGAAAATGGAGCTGGAAAATCAACATTACTTAAGAAAATCTTTCATGATTCCTTAACGTCTGCTTCCTGGACTTGGCCCCTTGGAAAACGAAAAATTGCTTATTTGGGCCATGAGCTTGGTTATTATTCCTCTCTTAGTTTGGAAGAAAATTTGGACTACTTTGCCTCTTTGGATGGTAATCATTCCATGGAGAGAAGGATAGAGTTATTAAAACTCTTTCGATTGGAAAAAAGGATATGGGATCCCATCCATTTTTTTTCCAGAGGAATGAAACAGAAAGTTGCCATTATGAGAGTATTACTTTCATCAGCAGAAATCATTTTATTTGATGAACCATTTACGGGACTTGATTTTGAATCTTCTTCGGTTTTAAGTTCGATTTTAAATGAAGAAAAAAAATCGAGACTCATTCTTACGGTGCTCCACTCGATCCCAAGTGAACTTGAGTGTACAGGTCAAATTTTAATTCGCCAGGGGAATGTCTTTGTTTCTTAA
- a CDS encoding EAL domain-containing protein: protein MFTTESTEGNQFWNETYFVPHFQPIVNAINRSISAYEVLGRQFNPEENTYHSLGGLFHNREHDPVPIYNIDRILREKAVQTLKESNLRTKLFFNMMPNFLSRVHHTDLFAENFHIIQLIEKYGIDRNQVVIEITEDEFDGSIERLIQIVQIFRDYGLKIAIDDLGTGFSNLERIGYLHPDIMKVDIRIMRESLNKNSFKQVLGAISEMSQKLGSQLLFEGIETEEEVNLALSMGANLLQGFYFSTPNPHFLNRNTFSDKMKTVLENFSSVRSRELREKGIREQKIIDQLQDLFYELSDSSEEDFPYRFGQILGSLPREILKVFVCDGEGYQITPTYDLDRMNGGYLERSRQIGNNYAWKPYFLKHKEESERFRKKWGVTYPLYDINNQNQYVIFTFSLMAGKILVAQVSWSE, encoded by the coding sequence ATGTTCACAACGGAATCAACGGAAGGAAACCAGTTTTGGAACGAGACATACTTTGTCCCACATTTCCAACCCATCGTCAATGCCATCAATCGCTCCATTTCAGCCTACGAAGTCCTCGGCCGCCAGTTCAACCCAGAAGAGAACACCTACCATTCTTTAGGTGGGCTTTTCCATAACCGAGAACATGACCCAGTTCCGATTTACAATATTGACAGGATTTTGCGAGAGAAGGCGGTCCAAACCCTAAAGGAAAGTAACCTTCGCACGAAACTATTCTTCAATATGATGCCCAATTTCCTCTCTCGGGTGCACCATACTGATTTATTTGCAGAAAATTTCCATATCATCCAACTCATCGAAAAGTATGGGATTGATCGTAACCAGGTGGTGATTGAAATCACGGAAGACGAATTTGATGGTTCGATCGAAAGGCTCATTCAAATTGTCCAAATTTTCAGGGATTATGGGTTAAAAATTGCCATCGATGATTTGGGGACTGGTTTTTCCAATTTAGAACGCATTGGGTATTTGCACCCCGACATCATGAAAGTGGACATCCGCATCATGAGGGAAAGTTTAAATAAAAACTCTTTCAAACAAGTTCTCGGAGCCATCTCAGAGATGTCCCAGAAATTAGGAAGCCAACTCCTATTTGAAGGGATTGAAACAGAGGAAGAGGTGAACCTTGCCCTTTCCATGGGTGCCAATCTCCTCCAAGGGTTTTATTTTTCAACTCCGAACCCACATTTTCTCAACCGCAATACGTTCTCCGACAAGATGAAAACTGTCCTCGAAAACTTTTCCAGTGTTCGTTCTCGTGAACTTCGGGAAAAGGGAATCCGAGAACAAAAGATCATCGACCAATTACAAGACTTGTTTTATGAACTCTCTGATTCGAGTGAAGAAGATTTCCCCTACCGGTTTGGACAAATCCTTGGTTCCCTTCCACGAGAGATTTTAAAGGTATTTGTCTGTGACGGGGAAGGATACCAAATCACACCAACCTATGATTTGGATCGGATGAATGGTGGGTATTTGGAACGGTCTAGGCAAATTGGAAACAACTACGCTTGGAAACCTTATTTTTTGAAACACAAAGAGGAATCGGAGCGGTTTCGCAAAAAATGGGGAGTGACATACCCTCTTTATGACATCAACAACCAGAATCAGTATGTTATCTTTACCTTTTCTCTCATGGCAGGGAAGATCCTTGTGGCACAGGTGAGTTGGTCGGAATAG
- a CDS encoding Rieske (2Fe-2S) protein produces the protein MAFKKLVSIGEIEEGKLTVIKTRHFSVVITKWENEYYAFEDSCTHDGEEISCGKLEGCVITCPRHFAKFDIRNGSVLALPATEPLTIFPTKVNGEDLEVDLESV, from the coding sequence ATGGCTTTTAAAAAATTAGTTTCCATTGGGGAAATTGAAGAAGGTAAGTTAACTGTCATCAAAACCCGACATTTTTCCGTTGTGATCACAAAATGGGAAAACGAATACTATGCCTTTGAAGATTCTTGTACTCACGATGGTGAAGAAATTTCCTGCGGAAAGTTGGAAGGTTGTGTCATCACATGCCCTCGCCATTTTGCAAAATTTGATATCAGAAATGGGAGTGTTTTGGCTCTCCCAGCCACAGAACCACTCACTATATTCCCGACGAAGGTGAATGGAGAAGACTTAGAAGTGGATTTGGAGTCTGTATGA
- the sufC gene encoding Fe-S cluster assembly ATPase SufC — MSAILEIKSLHANVGDKQILRGVNLTIGAGEVHAIMGPNGSGKSTLSNVILGHPKYNVTSGDILFRGESILKLSTDERARLGLFLSFQYPTALPGVTIGNFLKSILKAHRGKELPVKEFKQELKTAMDLLEVPQSFIGRYVNDGFSGGEKKRAEILQMSLLKPVLSILDETDSGLDIDALRIVSEGINANRNPERSILLITHYQRMLNYIVPDFVHVFADGRILETGGKDLSLKLEEVGYDWILEREGVK, encoded by the coding sequence TTGTCCGCAATTCTCGAAATCAAATCTCTACATGCCAATGTCGGAGACAAACAGATCCTCCGAGGGGTCAATTTAACCATCGGAGCAGGAGAAGTCCATGCCATCATGGGGCCCAATGGTTCCGGGAAAAGTACCCTTTCCAATGTGATCCTCGGCCATCCAAAATACAATGTTACTTCAGGGGACATCCTCTTTCGAGGAGAATCGATCTTAAAACTTTCTACAGACGAAAGGGCAAGATTAGGTTTATTTTTATCGTTCCAATACCCAACAGCACTTCCAGGTGTCACCATCGGGAATTTTTTAAAATCCATTTTAAAAGCACATCGGGGAAAAGAACTCCCTGTCAAAGAATTCAAACAAGAATTAAAAACTGCAATGGATCTTTTGGAAGTCCCTCAGTCGTTTATCGGACGTTATGTGAACGATGGATTCTCTGGTGGAGAGAAAAAACGAGCTGAAATTTTACAGATGAGTTTACTAAAACCTGTGTTATCGATTTTAGATGAAACTGATTCTGGCTTAGATATCGATGCCCTTAGAATTGTATCTGAAGGGATCAATGCAAACAGAAATCCAGAGAGATCGATTTTACTCATCACACATTACCAAAGGATGTTGAACTACATTGTGCCTGATTTTGTCCATGTGTTTGCTGATGGAAGGATATTGGAAACAGGTGGAAAAGACCTATCACTCAAATTAGAAGAAGTAGGTTATGATTGGATATTGGAGAGAGAAGGGGTCAAATGA
- a CDS encoding PP2C family protein-serine/threonine phosphatase, with the protein METKESQHTILIVDDVPENVELLKYLLSQEGFKTYTAYSAEEARLVLLNTRIDTLLLDVNMPEQDGFSFCRELREMDQFKLLPILFITSIDREVGFQEAMKNGGDDFINKPFNKRELVAKIHSVIRLKDLQDELYQQKSRYEKELQTARRVQDQLIPEKSFIWNGIKAQTLFHPYLQIGGDFVDTWIEEKKLHIVIADCSGHGPSAALIGAMFKMQLFNLVPNMGLKERVSHLRKNMELVLPEDYAITFCYAIIDQDLKLSYINGGHPAPIIYMDGETKLLKGMSPMIMGINMITNDEVQSIALKQGSKFFMYTDGASEAMNSKMEYITEEGMRDIFQKSVSIGGDILPTVQNQILEFCGTSTPNDDMAMVCIQL; encoded by the coding sequence ATGGAAACAAAAGAGTCACAACATACTATTCTCATTGTTGATGATGTTCCTGAAAATGTGGAACTTCTCAAATACCTTTTATCCCAAGAAGGTTTTAAGACATATACAGCCTATTCAGCAGAAGAAGCACGTTTGGTTTTACTCAATACTCGCATTGATACTTTATTATTAGATGTCAATATGCCAGAACAGGATGGCTTTTCCTTTTGTCGTGAACTTCGGGAGATGGATCAGTTTAAACTTTTGCCCATTCTTTTTATCACTTCTATCGATCGTGAAGTTGGATTCCAGGAAGCCATGAAAAATGGTGGTGATGATTTTATAAATAAACCTTTCAATAAACGAGAGTTAGTTGCAAAAATTCATTCTGTGATCCGTTTGAAAGATTTACAGGACGAACTTTACCAACAAAAAAGTAGATACGAAAAAGAACTGCAAACGGCAAGGCGTGTGCAAGACCAACTGATCCCGGAAAAAAGTTTTATTTGGAACGGAATCAAAGCCCAGACACTTTTCCATCCATATTTACAAATTGGTGGGGATTTTGTCGATACTTGGATTGAAGAAAAAAAACTTCATATTGTGATTGCTGACTGTTCAGGGCATGGTCCAAGTGCAGCTCTTATTGGTGCTATGTTCAAAATGCAATTGTTCAACTTAGTTCCCAATATGGGATTGAAAGAACGTGTTTCTCACCTTCGTAAGAATATGGAACTTGTACTTCCAGAAGATTATGCTATTACTTTTTGTTATGCGATCATTGATCAAGACTTAAAACTTTCCTATATCAACGGTGGTCATCCAGCACCCATCATTTACATGGATGGTGAAACCAAATTATTAAAGGGGATGAGTCCTATGATTATGGGAATCAATATGATTACTAATGACGAAGTGCAATCGATCGCTTTAAAACAAGGATCCAAGTTTTTTATGTATACGGATGGGGCAAGTGAAGCAATGAATTCCAAAATGGAATACATCACGGAAGAGGGCATGCGTGATATTTTTCAAAAATCTGTTAGTATTGGTGGGGATATCCTTCCCACGGTTCAAAATCAAATATTAGAGTTTTGTGGAACTTCCACTCCAAATGACGATATGGCAATGGTGTGTATACAATTATGA